The proteins below are encoded in one region of Berryella intestinalis:
- the rpmC gene encoding 50S ribosomal protein L29, whose translation MKAAEIRELSAEDLTAKLQEARAELFNLRFQMATSQLDNTARLGQVKKDIARIQTEMRARELKALN comes from the coding sequence ATGAAAGCAGCAGAGATTCGCGAGCTTTCCGCAGAGGATCTGACGGCAAAGCTTCAGGAGGCCCGCGCAGAGCTTTTCAACCTGCGCTTCCAGATGGCCACGAGCCAGCTGGACAACACCGCCCGCCTCGGCCAGGTCAAAAAGGACATCGCTCGTATCCAGACTGAGATGCGCGCGCGTGAGCTTAAGGCTCTTAACTAG
- the rpsQ gene encoding 30S ribosomal protein S17, with translation MTDERNSRKVRQGIVVSDANDKTCVVQIKDRKPHPIYGKMMTTTKKFHAHDENNEAHVGDTVLIMETRPLSKMKRWRLVKIVEKAQ, from the coding sequence ATGACTGATGAACGCAACTCTCGCAAGGTCCGTCAGGGCATCGTCGTCAGCGACGCCAATGACAAGACCTGCGTAGTGCAGATCAAGGATCGCAAGCCTCATCCCATCTACGGCAAGATGATGACCACCACCAAGAAGTTCCACGCTCATGACGAGAACAACGAGGCCCATGTCGGCGACACCGTCCTGATCATGGAGACCCGCCCGCTGTCCAAGATGAAGCGCTGGCGCCTGGTGAAAATCGTCGAGAAGGCACAGTAG
- the rplN gene encoding 50S ribosomal protein L14, translated as MIQVQTMLTVADNSGARKVQCIKVLGGTGRRYAGLGDVIICAVKEATPNANVKKGDVVRCVVVRVKKEVRRKDGSYIRFDQNSAVLINEDGSPRGTRIFGPVARELRDKKYMKIVSLAPETL; from the coding sequence ATGATTCAGGTGCAAACCATGCTCACGGTTGCCGATAACTCCGGCGCCCGTAAGGTGCAGTGCATCAAGGTCCTCGGCGGCACCGGCCGTCGCTATGCCGGCCTTGGCGATGTCATCATCTGCGCGGTTAAGGAGGCGACCCCCAACGCCAACGTGAAGAAGGGCGATGTCGTGCGCTGCGTCGTCGTTCGCGTGAAGAAGGAGGTGCGCCGCAAGGACGGAAGCTACATCCGCTTCGATCAGAACTCCGCCGTTCTGATCAACGAGGACGGCTCGCCCCGCGGCACGCGCATCTTCGGGCCCGTCGCCCGCGAACTGCGCGACAAGAAGTATATGAAGATCGTGTCTTTGGCACCGGAAACGCTGTAA
- the rplX gene encoding 50S ribosomal protein L24, which translates to MKIKKGDLVKVIAGKDKGKEGVVLRALPERNRVVVEKVNIVKKAQRPTPQNQQGGIMSIEAPLHVSNVMLIDPATKKPTRIGYRIKEDGTKVRVAKVSGKDID; encoded by the coding sequence ATGAAGATCAAGAAGGGCGACCTCGTCAAGGTCATTGCCGGTAAGGACAAGGGCAAAGAGGGCGTCGTGCTCCGCGCGCTTCCCGAGCGCAACCGCGTCGTCGTCGAGAAGGTCAACATCGTGAAGAAGGCCCAGCGACCCACGCCGCAGAACCAGCAGGGCGGCATCATGTCGATCGAGGCCCCGCTGCACGTGTCGAACGTCATGCTGATCGATCCCGCGACCAAGAAGCCGACCCGCATCGGTTACCGCATTAAAGAAGATGGTACGAAGGTGCGCGTTGCCAAGGTTTCCGGCAAGGATATCGATTAA
- the rplE gene encoding 50S ribosomal protein L5, with protein MTPRLKELYKNEIVAKLESELGLKNVNQVPRLEKIVVNMGVGGAASDSKLLDAAINDLRVITGQQPCVTRARKSIAGFHIREGQAIGAKVTLRGDRMWEFLDRLLAVALPRVRDFRGISQKSFDGRGNYSLGITEQLIFPEIDYDKIDRTRGMDITFVTTAEENAAALALLKALGFPFKED; from the coding sequence ATGACTCCTCGTTTGAAGGAACTCTACAAAAACGAAATCGTGGCTAAGCTCGAGTCCGAACTCGGTTTGAAGAACGTGAACCAGGTTCCCCGTCTCGAGAAGATCGTCGTGAACATGGGCGTGGGCGGCGCTGCGTCCGACTCCAAGCTGCTCGACGCGGCCATCAACGACCTGCGCGTCATCACCGGCCAGCAGCCCTGCGTGACCCGCGCCCGCAAGTCCATCGCCGGATTCCACATCCGCGAGGGCCAGGCCATCGGCGCCAAGGTTACGCTGCGCGGCGACCGCATGTGGGAGTTCCTCGATCGTCTTCTGGCCGTCGCCCTGCCGCGCGTGCGCGACTTCCGCGGCATCTCGCAGAAGAGCTTCGACGGTCGTGGCAACTACTCTTTGGGCATCACCGAGCAGCTGATCTTCCCCGAGATCGATTACGACAAGATCGATCGCACCCGCGGCATGGACATCACCTTCGTCACCACCGCCGAGGAAAACGCTGCTGCGCTCGCTCTGCTCAAGGCCCTGGGCTTCCCCTTCAAGGAAGACTAG
- a CDS encoding type Z 30S ribosomal protein S14 codes for MAKKSMIAKAKREAKFSTREHNRCTRCGRPRAYYRKFGLCRVCLRELANKGELPGVTKSSW; via the coding sequence ATGGCTAAGAAATCGATGATCGCCAAGGCGAAGCGCGAGGCCAAGTTCTCGACGCGCGAGCACAACCGCTGCACGCGCTGCGGACGCCCCCGTGCTTACTACCGTAAGTTTGGCTTGTGCCGCGTGTGCCTGCGCGAGCTTGCCAACAAAGGCGAACTTCCTGGCGTGACCAAGTCCTCCTGGTAG
- the rpsH gene encoding 30S ribosomal protein S8: MTMTDPIADMLTRVRNANSVGKDTVSMPSSKKLVEIARIMEQEGYIARFDVIDGEPRATLEITLKYGNKKAKTIRGIKRISKPGLRIYAGKDELPRVLGGLGTAIISTSQGVMADRDARKKGIGGEVVAYVW; the protein is encoded by the coding sequence ATGACAATGACCGATCCAATCGCAGATATGCTTACGCGCGTGCGTAACGCAAATTCTGTCGGCAAGGACACCGTGTCCATGCCGTCGAGCAAGAAGCTCGTCGAAATCGCCCGCATCATGGAGCAGGAGGGCTACATCGCCCGCTTCGACGTGATCGACGGCGAGCCCCGCGCCACCCTTGAGATCACCCTCAAGTACGGCAACAAGAAGGCCAAGACCATCCGCGGCATCAAGCGCATCTCGAAGCCCGGCCTGCGTATCTACGCCGGCAAGGACGAGCTGCCCCGCGTTCTGGGCGGTCTGGGCACGGCAATTATTTCTACGAGCCAGGGTGTGATGGCCGACCGCGATGCGCGTAAAAAGGGCATCGGCGGCGAAGTCGTCGCATACGTCTGGTAG
- the rplF gene encoding 50S ribosomal protein L6: MSRIGKQPITVPAGVTVTIDGTKVTTKGPKGELTREFPSMMIIKQEGDVITVERPDDSREAKSYHGLVRTLVANMVEGSAKGFSKKLQLVGVGYRAALKGKDLDLQLGFSHPVVVPCPEGITFEVPTQTEIVVSGPSKEQVGQVAADIRKWRKPEPYKGKGIRYEGEYVRRKLGKAAKGD, encoded by the coding sequence ATGTCTCGTATCGGCAAACAGCCCATTACCGTTCCTGCTGGCGTGACGGTCACCATCGACGGTACCAAGGTCACCACCAAGGGCCCCAAAGGCGAGCTCACCCGCGAGTTCCCCTCTATGATGATCATCAAGCAGGAAGGCGACGTCATCACGGTCGAGCGTCCCGACGACTCCCGTGAGGCGAAGAGCTACCACGGCCTGGTTCGCACGCTCGTCGCGAACATGGTCGAAGGCTCCGCCAAGGGCTTCTCCAAGAAGCTCCAGCTGGTCGGCGTCGGCTACCGCGCCGCGCTGAAGGGCAAGGATCTCGACCTCCAGCTGGGTTTCTCCCATCCCGTCGTCGTGCCCTGCCCCGAGGGCATCACCTTCGAGGTTCCCACTCAGACCGAGATCGTGGTCTCCGGCCCGAGCAAGGAACAGGTCGGCCAGGTTGCGGCCGACATCCGCAAGTGGCGCAAGCCCGAACCCTACAAGGGCAAGGGTATCCGCTACGAGGGCGAATACGTCCGTCGTAAGCTCGGCAAGGCTGCCAAGGGCGACTAA
- the rplR gene encoding 50S ribosomal protein L18, whose product MNTNFKKRQTGLVRRHRRVRGKISGTAARPRLCVTRSNNNIYVQVIDDVAGKTICGVSTLGPEFKETGKKSATVEGASAIGSIIGKKALEAGVTEVVFDRGGNLYHGRIKAVAEGAREAGLKF is encoded by the coding sequence ATGAACACCAATTTCAAGAAGAGGCAGACAGGGCTCGTTCGCCGTCATCGTCGCGTGCGCGGCAAGATCTCCGGCACCGCAGCCCGTCCCCGCCTCTGCGTTACGCGCAGCAACAACAACATCTACGTGCAGGTCATCGACGACGTGGCTGGGAAGACCATCTGCGGCGTCTCGACCCTCGGTCCCGAGTTCAAGGAGACCGGCAAGAAGAGCGCGACGGTCGAAGGCGCTTCGGCCATCGGTTCGATCATCGGCAAGAAGGCACTCGAGGCCGGCGTCACCGAGGTCGTGTTCGACCGCGGCGGCAACCTCTATCACGGGCGCATCAAGGCGGTTGCCGAGGGCGCTCGCGAAGCAGGCCTGAAGTTCTAG
- the rpsE gene encoding 30S ribosomal protein S5, with translation MARKQQQEAGVPELQERVVSINRVSKVVKGGRRMALTALVVVGDGNGRVGIGLGKSKEVPAAISKGVEDAKKNMFDVPLTEAKTVPHDIIGEYGAGRVLIRPAMPGTGVMAGGAVRAIMELAGVTDVITKSLGSTNSMNIIKAAAEGLKNMQSPEQVAERRGLTVDQIFGRKESN, from the coding sequence ATGGCTCGTAAACAGCAACAGGAGGCAGGCGTTCCCGAGCTCCAGGAGCGCGTCGTTTCGATCAACCGTGTGTCCAAGGTCGTCAAGGGCGGCCGCCGCATGGCGCTGACCGCTCTGGTCGTCGTCGGCGACGGCAACGGCCGCGTCGGCATCGGCCTGGGCAAGTCCAAGGAAGTTCCCGCCGCCATCTCCAAGGGCGTCGAGGATGCCAAGAAGAACATGTTCGATGTTCCCCTGACCGAGGCCAAGACGGTTCCCCACGACATCATCGGCGAGTACGGCGCGGGCCGCGTCCTCATTCGCCCGGCGATGCCCGGTACCGGCGTTATGGCCGGCGGCGCCGTCCGCGCCATCATGGAGCTCGCCGGGGTCACCGACGTCATCACCAAGTCGCTCGGCTCGACCAACTCCATGAACATCATCAAGGCGGCTGCCGAGGGCCTGAAGAACATGCAGAGCCCCGAGCAGGTCGCCGAGCGTCGCGGTCTGACCGTCGACCAGATCTTCGGCCGAAAGGAGAGCAACTAA
- the rpmD gene encoding 50S ribosomal protein L30, with translation MSEAKKTLRLTQVKSSIGRKADQGRTLRALGLGRIGKTVDQVDNESVRGMIFKVKHLITVEEI, from the coding sequence ATGTCCGAAGCAAAGAAGACTCTCCGCCTCACCCAGGTCAAAAGCTCGATCGGCCGCAAAGCCGATCAGGGACGCACGCTGCGCGCCCTCGGCCTCGGCCGCATCGGCAAGACCGTCGATCAGGTCGACAACGAGTCCGTTCGCGGCATGATCTTCAAGGTGAAGCACCTCATCACCGTCGAGGAGATCTAA
- the rplO gene encoding 50S ribosomal protein L15 — protein MELSDLHPAEGSRKKRTRVGRGHAAGKGKTAGRGLNGQGSRSGGKKRAGFEGGQTPLARRLPKLPGFRNINRVEYIPVNVSRLEDKFEAGEVVDGESLKAKRIIKNADAPVKVLGDGDITKALTVRVDKVSATAQAKIEAAGGKVELPC, from the coding sequence ATGGAATTGTCCGATCTTCATCCCGCAGAGGGTTCTCGTAAGAAGCGCACGCGCGTCGGCCGCGGTCATGCAGCCGGCAAGGGCAAGACGGCCGGTCGCGGCCTGAACGGCCAGGGCTCCCGCTCCGGCGGCAAGAAGCGCGCCGGCTTCGAGGGCGGCCAGACCCCGCTCGCGCGTCGTCTGCCCAAGCTCCCCGGCTTCCGCAACATCAACCGCGTGGAGTACATCCCCGTGAACGTCAGCCGCCTCGAGGACAAGTTCGAGGCCGGCGAGGTCGTGGACGGCGAGTCCCTGAAGGCCAAGCGCATCATCAAGAATGCCGATGCTCCCGTCAAGGTTCTCGGCGACGGCGATATCACCAAGGCCCTCACCGTGAGGGTCGACAAGGTTTCCGCCACCGCCCAGGCTAAGATCGAGGCTGCCGGCGGAAAGGTCGAACTGCCTTGCTAA
- the secY gene encoding preprotein translocase subunit SecY, which produces MLSAIVDAFKVAELRKKILFTLGILALYRFGAYLPVPGIPFRQFADAFANSGTGVSMTMLDLFTGGALSHFSVFSLGIMPYITASIIMQLMQGVIPAVGRWAKDGETGRRKITQTTRYLTLGLGLINAIGYLLLFQSPAYGVQFSTEVPQWLTSVIVVFTLVAGTGLIMWMGELITQRGIGNGMSLIIFASIVSRVPSSIFSSVTTNSDMGTGIAITVLIVAVVLIAIPLIIFVERAQRRIPVNYAKRMQGRRMMGGQSTYIPFKVNAAGVIPIIFASCLIYFPAQIAALFNVGWLTALSNAISTGWLNWILTLLLIVFFAYFYTSMVFNPEETADNLRKQGGFIPGIRPGTATVAYIRNVLRRVTLPGGIFIALIAVVPSILFYFTNNQLIQAFGGTSILIMIGVALDTMTKVESQLKMHNYEGFFK; this is translated from the coding sequence TTGCTAAGTGCGATCGTAGACGCATTCAAAGTCGCGGAGCTGCGCAAGAAGATCCTCTTCACCCTGGGGATCCTTGCGCTGTACCGCTTCGGTGCGTACCTTCCCGTCCCGGGCATCCCGTTCCGTCAGTTCGCCGATGCGTTCGCGAACTCGGGCACGGGCGTCTCGATGACGATGCTCGACCTGTTCACCGGCGGCGCCCTGTCGCACTTCTCGGTGTTCTCCCTGGGCATCATGCCCTACATCACCGCATCGATCATCATGCAGCTGATGCAGGGCGTCATCCCGGCGGTCGGCCGCTGGGCCAAGGACGGCGAGACCGGGCGGCGCAAGATCACCCAGACCACGCGCTACCTCACGCTGGGCCTCGGCCTGATCAACGCCATCGGGTACCTGCTGCTGTTCCAGTCCCCGGCCTACGGCGTGCAGTTCAGCACCGAGGTGCCCCAGTGGCTTACCAGCGTCATCGTGGTGTTCACGCTGGTCGCGGGTACCGGGCTCATCATGTGGATGGGCGAGCTCATCACCCAGCGCGGTATCGGCAACGGCATGTCGCTCATCATCTTCGCGAGCATCGTATCCCGCGTGCCCTCGTCCATCTTCTCGTCGGTCACCACTAATTCCGACATGGGGACGGGCATCGCGATCACCGTGCTCATCGTGGCCGTGGTGCTCATCGCCATCCCCCTGATCATCTTCGTGGAGCGCGCGCAGCGCCGTATCCCGGTGAACTATGCCAAGCGCATGCAGGGCCGCCGGATGATGGGCGGGCAGTCCACCTACATTCCCTTCAAGGTGAATGCGGCGGGCGTCATCCCCATCATCTTCGCCAGCTGCCTTATCTACTTCCCGGCCCAGATCGCCGCGCTGTTCAACGTCGGTTGGCTGACGGCTCTGTCCAACGCCATCTCGACGGGTTGGCTGAACTGGATCCTCACGCTGCTGCTCATCGTCTTCTTCGCGTATTTCTACACCTCCATGGTGTTCAACCCCGAGGAGACGGCGGACAACCTGCGCAAGCAGGGCGGGTTCATCCCCGGTATCCGCCCCGGCACGGCGACGGTCGCCTACATCCGCAACGTCTTGCGCCGCGTGACGTTGCCGGGCGGCATCTTCATCGCGCTTATCGCGGTCGTTCCCTCGATCCTGTTCTACTTCACGAACAACCAGCTGATCCAGGCGTTCGGCGGCACCTCCATCCTCATCATGATCGGCGTTGCGCTCGATACCATGACCAAGGTGGAAAGCCAGCTGAAGATGCACAACTACGAGGGTTTCTTCAAGTAG
- a CDS encoding site-2 protease family protein — protein sequence MVSIPYLICSVLAFVPGIVLHEMGHAFAAYKLGDPTARSEGRISFNPIRHIDPFGTVILPVMLMAVNMPVFGYAKPVPYNPSYFKDPRKGDLIVGLAGPAANLVQALAAAGIALALFMFAPLSSWMDNIVFGYFYSLFLPLYALINLYLMFFNLLPIPPLDGSSIFAFILPERYLPQYYRVQQYAFPIFIAIVVLVPQVLHINPFRIYLDATAGNIWALLFPFMA from the coding sequence ATGGTGTCAATTCCGTATCTGATCTGCTCGGTTCTGGCGTTCGTACCGGGAATCGTTCTGCACGAGATGGGGCACGCCTTCGCCGCGTACAAGCTGGGCGACCCGACGGCGCGCAGCGAGGGGCGCATCTCGTTCAACCCCATCAGGCACATCGACCCGTTCGGCACGGTGATCCTCCCGGTCATGCTGATGGCGGTGAATATGCCGGTGTTCGGGTATGCGAAGCCGGTTCCGTACAACCCCTCCTATTTCAAGGATCCGCGCAAGGGCGACCTGATCGTCGGCCTGGCCGGCCCTGCGGCGAACCTGGTCCAAGCGCTCGCTGCAGCCGGCATCGCGCTGGCGCTCTTCATGTTCGCCCCGCTGTCGTCGTGGATGGACAACATCGTCTTCGGCTACTTCTACAGCCTGTTTCTGCCGCTCTACGCGCTCATCAACCTGTACCTGATGTTCTTCAACCTGCTGCCCATCCCGCCTTTGGACGGCTCGTCCATCTTCGCTTTCATTCTTCCCGAGCGTTATCTGCCGCAGTACTATCGCGTCCAACAGTACGCGTTTCCGATCTTCATCGCGATCGTGGTGCTGGTGCCCCAGGTGCTCCATATCAATCCGTTCCGCATCTACCTCGATGCAACCGCCGGCAATATCTGGGCGCTGTTGTTTCCCTTCATGGCGTAG
- a CDS encoding segregation and condensation protein A: MAFRVKTDSFEGPFDLLLYLVSKQRVDIGAISITSVVDQYLGEVARMQKLDLDVASDFLLVASTLLEIKAHSLVPREPDSPEDEEIAELSPSEARDILVGRLLTYKQFKNAAAGLGGLYAARGAMLARTFGPDADLRSVMPDFLRDVSLDGLAYRAACCYARREVFLLESEHIASKPIPVEVQVRALHRRIANRKSLRFSQLIDEGSATPVVVVTFLAVLELFKRSMVDLTQDEEFGDIRIDYIEGSGELVFDGESERLTSFEEDFHVR, encoded by the coding sequence ATGGCTTTCCGCGTCAAGACAGATTCCTTCGAAGGCCCGTTCGACCTGCTGCTGTACCTCGTGAGCAAGCAGCGGGTCGACATCGGCGCGATCTCGATCACCTCCGTGGTCGATCAGTACCTCGGCGAAGTCGCGCGCATGCAGAAACTCGACCTCGATGTCGCGAGCGATTTCCTTTTAGTTGCCTCCACGTTGCTGGAGATAAAGGCGCACAGCCTGGTTCCGCGCGAGCCCGATTCCCCCGAGGACGAGGAGATCGCCGAGCTGTCACCCAGCGAAGCGCGCGACATCCTCGTCGGCCGCCTTCTGACCTACAAGCAGTTCAAGAACGCGGCGGCGGGGCTGGGGGGTCTCTACGCTGCGCGCGGCGCCATGCTCGCGCGCACGTTCGGCCCCGACGCCGATCTGCGTTCGGTTATGCCGGATTTCCTGCGCGATGTGAGCTTGGACGGGTTGGCGTACCGCGCCGCTTGCTGCTATGCCCGCCGCGAGGTGTTCCTGCTGGAATCCGAGCATATCGCGAGCAAGCCGATTCCCGTGGAGGTGCAGGTGCGCGCGCTCCATCGGCGCATCGCGAACCGCAAGTCGCTGCGGTTTAGCCAACTGATCGACGAGGGGTCTGCGACCCCGGTGGTGGTCGTCACGTTTCTGGCGGTCCTCGAGCTGTTCAAGCGCTCGATGGTGGATCTGACCCAAGACGAGGAGTTCGGCGATATCCGGATCGACTACATCGAGGGTTCGGGAGAGCTCGTCTTCGATGGCGAAAGCGAGCGTTTGACGTCGTTCGAGGAGGATTTCCATGTTCGGTAA
- the scpB gene encoding SMC-Scp complex subunit ScpB produces the protein MFGNLDEGRLSAALEALLFVTDEPVDAAKLAAMVEVDPARVEDELACLAERFEREGRGLSLLRVAGGWRLYTHPDFKDLLEKYVLSWDTRRMSEAALEVLAVVAYGQPITRAQIASVRGVSSDSTLNTLIDRGLVREAGTLDAPGNPTLYATSRSFLERFGLDSPKDLPDLADFAPDAETVRLIKERLGATQVEVSSHGLVKDEHGGLSLFDVEEPRQPSLESLFGAVEKVDFDKLTFNTDDE, from the coding sequence ATGTTCGGTAACCTTGACGAGGGTCGCCTGTCGGCTGCCCTCGAGGCGCTTTTGTTCGTGACCGACGAGCCGGTCGACGCCGCAAAGCTCGCCGCCATGGTCGAAGTCGATCCCGCACGGGTCGAAGACGAGCTGGCCTGCTTGGCCGAGCGTTTCGAGCGCGAGGGGAGGGGCCTTTCCCTTCTGAGGGTGGCCGGCGGATGGAGGCTCTACACGCATCCCGACTTCAAGGACCTGCTGGAGAAATACGTGCTGTCGTGGGATACGCGCCGTATGTCGGAGGCGGCCCTCGAGGTGCTGGCCGTCGTCGCGTACGGCCAGCCCATCACGCGCGCCCAGATCGCCTCGGTGCGCGGGGTGAGCTCCGACTCGACGCTGAACACGCTGATCGATCGCGGATTGGTGAGGGAGGCGGGCACGCTGGACGCTCCGGGCAACCCGACCCTGTACGCGACCTCGCGCAGCTTTCTGGAGCGCTTCGGCCTCGATTCGCCCAAGGACCTGCCGGATCTGGCCGATTTCGCCCCCGATGCGGAAACCGTGCGCCTCATCAAGGAGCGCCTCGGCGCCACGCAGGTGGAGGTTTCCTCCCACGGCCTCGTCAAAGACGAGCACGGCGGGCTTTCCCTGTTCGATGTGGAAGAGCCCCGGCAGCCTTCGCTCGAATCGCTGTTCGGGGCCGTGGAGAAGGTCGACTTCGACAAGCTGACCTTCAACACCGACGACGAGTAG
- a CDS encoding pseudouridine synthase produces MTEPQNRVVPLRLQKFLARAGVASRRGSENLMTAGRVTVNGVVVTELGSKVDPRIDEVRVDGVPVVLSAGPTTIMLHKPAGVITTMKDSHGRACVADLVPTDRYPGLFPIGRLDADTTGLLLFSTDGELGNGLLHPRHHVPKRYIALVEGALAEGEVEALRDGVELDDGPTQPARVDLLADPRRVVERFGLVLPSALAKSARARREQAAKERAFDFSAVRLEIREGRYHQVKRMLEAVGHPVVALHRDAFGPIELGGLARGSWRVLDEGEVAALNGAHRL; encoded by the coding sequence ATGACCGAACCGCAGAACAGGGTGGTTCCCCTTCGCCTCCAGAAATTCCTCGCGCGCGCCGGGGTGGCCTCCCGCCGGGGATCCGAGAACCTGATGACGGCGGGGAGGGTCACCGTGAACGGCGTCGTCGTCACCGAATTGGGCAGCAAGGTGGATCCGCGCATCGACGAGGTGCGCGTAGACGGCGTGCCGGTCGTCCTCTCGGCGGGCCCCACGACCATCATGCTGCACAAGCCCGCCGGGGTCATAACCACCATGAAAGACTCCCACGGGCGCGCCTGCGTGGCCGACCTGGTTCCGACCGACCGTTACCCGGGCTTGTTTCCCATCGGGCGCCTCGACGCCGATACGACGGGGCTGCTCTTGTTCTCGACCGACGGGGAGTTGGGAAACGGGCTTCTGCATCCTCGCCACCACGTCCCGAAGCGCTATATCGCGCTGGTTGAAGGGGCGCTGGCAGAAGGCGAGGTCGAGGCGCTGCGCGACGGGGTGGAGCTCGACGACGGCCCGACCCAGCCGGCTCGGGTGGATCTTTTGGCCGACCCGCGGCGCGTGGTCGAGCGATTCGGGCTGGTTCTGCCGTCGGCGCTGGCGAAAAGCGCTCGGGCGCGTCGGGAGCAGGCCGCCAAAGAGCGCGCCTTCGACTTCTCCGCGGTGCGGCTCGAGATTCGCGAAGGGCGCTACCATCAGGTAAAGCGTATGCTCGAAGCGGTGGGCCATCCCGTGGTTGCCCTGCATCGCGACGCGTTCGGCCCGATAGAGCTGGGCGGCCTTGCCCGAGGCTCGTGGCGCGTCCTGGACGAGGGGGAAGTGGCGGCGCTCAACGGGGCGCATCGCCTCTGA